A region from the Bacteroidales bacterium genome encodes:
- a CDS encoding restriction endonuclease subunit S, protein MGEWKEYRLGDVLELIGGGTPKTNNPAYWNGDIPWLSVVDFNNGMKYVAETEKYITHEGLRNSSTKILNKGDIIISARGTVGVIAILKKSMAFNQSCYGVRAKYDLTFNDYLYYLLKISSVFLFDTERKITDEGLGQIGSGLPPMGTVLLSSRAPIGYLAITDVPIAINQGCIGIICDKNISNYFIYLWYKENMSEIENAGNGSVFQEISKSSFKALDIAIPPIDILECFDKKIEPLFKKMNTNQTQIHTFTSLRNILLPKF, encoded by the coding sequence ATGGGTGAGTGGAAGGAATATAGATTAGGCGATGTATTAGAGCTAATCGGAGGAGGAACTCCTAAAACAAACAATCCAGCTTATTGGAATGGGGATATCCCATGGTTATCTGTTGTTGACTTTAATAATGGGATGAAATACGTAGCGGAAACAGAAAAATATATCACACATGAAGGTTTGAGGAATAGTAGTACAAAAATCCTAAATAAAGGGGATATTATTATATCTGCAAGAGGAACTGTAGGTGTTATTGCTATATTAAAAAAGTCAATGGCTTTTAATCAATCTTGCTATGGAGTACGAGCTAAATATGATTTGACATTCAATGATTATCTCTATTATTTATTAAAAATATCATCTGTTTTTCTATTTGACACAGAAAGAAAAATTACAGATGAAGGCCTTGGACAAATAGGTTCAGGTCTACCTCCAATGGGAACAGTATTATTATCATCAAGAGCACCTATTGGTTATTTGGCAATTACTGATGTTCCTATTGCAATAAATCAAGGATGTATTGGTATAATATGTGATAAAAATATTTCAAATTATTTTATATATCTTTGGTATAAAGAAAATATGAGTGAAATAGAAAATGCTGGTAATGGTTCAGTATTTCAGGAAATATCGAAATCTTCTTTTAAAGCTCTGGATATAGCTATACCACCAATAGATATATTAGAGTGTTTCGACAAAAAAATTGAGCCATTATTTAAAAAAATGAACACTAATCAAACCCAAATCCACACCTTCACTTCTCTTCGCAATATCTTATTGCCGAAGTTTTGA
- a CDS encoding DUF262 domain-containing protein: MIVEFYTANEDIISLSVIKKNNIENHYQLIDEANSIWMEIELQGQSLAILSKDKRILDNDESIENKLDNILLEIIEIEKSGTDTFNENDTSDINPYDPDKIKVRSDKIAVSILSKMIDNGSIDLNPDFQRNLVWNSFQKSRLIESILLRIPLPMFYFAEDEEGNLSVVDGLQRISTIKEFMDNKFPLKNLQYLNESCEGRYYENKGKKKGLDPKYLKWFDLTSISANIIDPSSPSKVKYDIFRRINTGGRPLNNQEIRNCLTGKGLREVLKRMVNLPEFKSATGKSIKSTRMEDQEMALRFLNFYQLYEQNRNIDEYNGYMDVTLDEFTDKNIKNPPQYFEKYITLFSNAMKNAEYLIGSKYAFRKIQSKDIQPDSYKQLINKALFVCCSILLADYNNDIIKEMNNEYVLKALIVNEIENDKQLLNYLSYGTNGKANLLYTFDILRTLFQNNIKYYS; encoded by the coding sequence ATGATAGTAGAATTTTATACCGCAAACGAAGATATTATAAGTTTGTCGGTCATCAAAAAAAACAATATAGAGAATCATTATCAACTTATTGATGAGGCTAACTCTATATGGATGGAGATCGAACTTCAAGGACAAAGTTTGGCTATTCTTTCAAAAGACAAAAGGATTCTTGACAATGATGAGTCAATTGAGAATAAATTGGATAATATTCTTCTTGAAATTATTGAGATTGAAAAATCAGGAACTGACACCTTCAATGAAAATGATACTTCCGATATAAATCCATATGATCCAGATAAAATAAAAGTAAGGTCAGATAAAATAGCTGTATCTATCTTAAGTAAAATGATTGATAATGGAAGCATAGATCTCAACCCGGATTTTCAAAGAAATTTAGTTTGGAACAGTTTTCAAAAATCAAGACTGATCGAATCAATCTTATTGAGAATTCCATTACCAATGTTTTATTTTGCAGAAGACGAAGAGGGTAATCTTTCTGTTGTAGATGGATTGCAGCGGATTTCTACTATAAAAGAATTTATGGATAATAAATTCCCATTGAAAAATCTTCAATACTTAAACGAATCTTGTGAAGGAAGATATTATGAAAACAAAGGTAAAAAGAAAGGCCTTGATCCAAAATATTTGAAGTGGTTCGATCTGACTTCTATCTCTGCAAACATTATAGATCCTTCTTCGCCCTCCAAGGTTAAATATGATATATTTCGTAGAATCAATACAGGAGGAAGACCTTTAAATAACCAAGAGATAAGAAATTGCTTAACAGGTAAAGGATTGAGAGAAGTTTTAAAACGAATGGTTAATCTTCCGGAGTTTAAATCAGCAACAGGCAAAAGTATAAAAAGTACCCGTATGGAAGATCAAGAAATGGCTTTGCGCTTTCTGAATTTTTATCAGCTATACGAACAAAATAGAAATATTGATGAATACAATGGTTATATGGATGTCACATTAGATGAATTTACAGATAAGAATATAAAAAATCCCCCCCAATATTTTGAGAAATATATAACTCTGTTTTCTAATGCAATGAAAAATGCGGAATATTTAATTGGGAGCAAATATGCATTTCGAAAAATCCAGTCAAAAGACATTCAGCCTGATTCCTATAAACAACTAATCAATAAAGCTCTTTTTGTTTGCTGTTCTATATTATTGGCGGATTATAATAATGATATAATAAAAGAAATGAATAATGAATATGTTTTAAAAGCATTAATTGTAAACGAAATAGAAAATGATAAACAACTGCTGAATTATCTTTCTTACGGAACAAATGGTAAAGCAAATCTGCTATACACCTTTGATATATTAAGAACACTTTTTCAGAATAATATAAAATACTACTCATGA